Part of the Verrucomicrobiia bacterium genome is shown below.
CAGCGCCACCAACACCACAACCAACCAACCCAAAGAAAAACAAAAGGGTAAAAGCAAATTAGCCACAATCATCAACCCATTACTCCATCGCAACAATTTCTCCTCTCCAAAAGCCTTCACCAATCGACCAATCAATCCGCCTTGCACCATCGCCGAAACCACGCCCACACACGCCAACAAATAAGCGAATTGCCGACCATTAAAATGAAAAGCTGGATTCAACTTCAACCACATACCAAACGTCGTCTCCCAAATTGTAAAAGCTAGATTCGTGCAAAAAGCTACCCCCAACAACCGCCATACCCAGCCGGAATAATGTTTCCCCGAAAATCCACTTCGAAAACGATTCCACTCCTTTTTCGCTCCCTTCGTCTTCAACGATTCCGGCAACAAAAAAATCGCCATCACAAAATTAATACCACATAACCCGCTCGCAATCCAACCCGCCAACGCATAATTATGATTTTGCCCCATCGCCAATCCACCAATCACTGGACCAAAAATAAAACCCAAACCAAACGCCATTCCAATCAAACCCATCCCTTTCGAACGTTGATCCGGTCGCGTAATATCAGCAATATAAGCCTGGGCCACCGCAATATTCGCCCCACAAAATCCCGCAAAAGAACGCGAAATCAATAATCCCCACCAACTCGTCGAAGACGCAAACAAAACATAAGAAAGCGTCGAACCCAACAAGCTAATTAACAAAATGGGCCTTCGCCCAAACCGATCCGACAACTTGCCCCAAAACGGCGCAAACAAAAATTGCATAATCGAAAACGACGCAATAATCAGCCCCACCATAAAACCTGACGCCCCCAAATCTCGACCCCAAAATTGCAACAACGGCAATACAATCCCAAACCCAATGAGATCAATAAAAACAATCAAAAAAATAGTCGCCAGCGTCGGTTTTCTCATAAAGCTAGTTCCACCCTAAAACATTTCTTAAACCGTGCAAGCTCCCAAGATTATTTCTATTTTACTACATGAGTCAGCCTCAAAATCTGACCCGCAGCAAAACCTGCGCCAAACCCATTATCAATATTCACCACAGTAACCCCACTTCCACAGGAATTTAACATGCCTAGCAACGCTGCGAGCCCCGAAAAATTCGCGCCATACCCCACACTCGTCGGCACCGCAATCACCGGTTTATCCACCAAACCTGCCACTACACTCGGAAGTGCGCCTTCCATACCTGCAACAACAATAATCACACTCGCTTGCTTTAATAACTCGCACTGTGCAAACAATCGATGCAAACCTGCCACACCCACATCATAAGCCCGCTCCACTTTTGCCCCAAAACACATCGCGGTAATCGCCGCCTCTTCCGCGACTAGCATATCCGAAGTTCCCGCAGCCAGCACTGCCACCAAAAAAGAAGAGGTTTTTATTTTTTTTTGAAACTCCTTACTCCACTTCACCACGCAACGCGCTTCCGGAAAATATTTCACGTTTTTGACCTTTTTCTGAATTGCACGAAAATGCGTCTCCGTTGCGCGCGTAGCTAAAACCACTGGCTCCCGTCTTGCCAAAACTCCAAAAATTTCTGCCGCCTGTCTTGGCGTCTTTCCTAAACAAAAAATTACCTCAGGAAATCCTTGACGTTGACCTCGATGCAAATCGACCTTAGCAAAACCCAAATCCTCAAAATGGCTCATACAGAAAAGCTATCAGCTATCTGCCCTCCACTAAAAGCTAAAAGCTACGACTTGACTCAGATAGGAAAGGCTGGCTAATCAAGAGCATTATGAACTTATTTCCCGATCTCAAAAAAGGTTTTCAAACCATTCTTTCCGACTCGCAATGGCTGCCCAAAATTCTTTTCGGCGGATTTTTATTGATCAACCCTTTCCTGATTATTTTATTATTGTGGATGTTTAGCCCTGGCGAAAAATCGATCCTCTTAAAACCTTTATTCTTTGGCACTCTCGCTTTTAACGTTTTAAGTTTTTGGTTTCCTCTAGGATTCACCTACGAAGTGTTACGTCGCGCACGCACCGGCTCCGCACCACAACTTCCTGATTGGAATATGAGCGTTTTACCGCGCTATGTTAAAGAAGGCGCCGTTAAACTGATTCTTGCCATCACTACACTTTTACTTCCTGTAGGAGTTTGGATGGGAATTTGCTATTTTCTTTTCATTCAAATTTTAAGACTTCCGCCAGCTTTATTAAGCATGTTTTATCCCCCTGCCATGCTTTTTGTCATTCCCTTCTGCGGCGTAGCCTGTTGTCGCTGGCTCGACGGCGATTCCGTTATCAACTGCGCTTTGAACTACCCTAAAAATTTAAAAATCTTTTGCTCCAGAAAAAAAGAGTTTTTGCTCGCCTCATTTTTTCTCACTGGACTGAATACAGTTTTATGCTCTTTTATTATCACCATTCCCTTCGCTGCCGTTTTTGGACTCTGTCTGGTCGACACCTGGTTTGGCCCGATCTATGCCGATGCTGTCCGAACCCAAAACCATGAAACAACCCAATAAACTTTTACTTTGGGATATCGATGGCACCTTGCTAACTACCGGTTCTGCCGGAGAATATGCACTCATCCAAGCGCTCAAAAATCATTTCGAAATCGATTCCAAACTTGAAGGTATAGAAATTGCCGGTCGCACCGACAAAGGAATCGCAATGGAAATTTTGCGAAAATATAATCTGCCAGAAACCCTAGAAAACATCACCCGTTTTTTAGATGGCTACATTGAAGAACTGCAACATTGGCTACCCAAACGACAAGAAACAGGACGCGTTTTAGAAGGCATTGCCACGATTTTGGAAAGGGCACATCAACGCAACGATTTAGCTCAAGGTTTACTCACAGGAAATTTGCAAAGAGGTGCTCAGCTCAAATTGGAACATTATCAAATGATGCATTACTTCGAATTTGGCGCGTTTTCTGACGATCATCACGATCGCAACCAACTTCCCGCCTATGCCAAACAACGCGCAGAAGAAAAATTTCAAACCAATTTTTCTCCAGAAAATATTTTTGTAATCGGCGACACGCCTCATGACATCGCCTGCGGCAAAGCCATCGGTGCTAAAACCATCGCCGTCGCCACCGGCAGGTTTACTCTAAAAGAATTAAAAAAACATCAACCCACTGCCACTTTTCAAGATCTTACTAATTTTCAAGAGTTTTTTGCTATTATCGATACTGTCAGTTAGGCTTGAAAAAGATGGAGTCACTTCAACATCTTTATATTCACATTCCTTTTTGCCCAAGAATTTGCCCCTACTGCTCTTTTTACGTACAACCCGCGAATCGTCGTCTTATGCCTTCTTTGATCGATGCGATTTTACAAGAGTTTGATTATTACAAAAAAAAATATCCGCTTAGGATTAAAACCATTTTTTTAGGTGGCGGAACCCCCAGCGCTCTTCCCACATCCGAGTTAGAGCGACTCATTAGCGTTTTAACTAAACACTTTGCTCCAACCGAATTTACTCTCGAAATGAACCCCACAACCGTTTCTTCCGAGAAAGCAAAAATTCTTTACGAACTTGGCATAAACCGAGTGAGCCTGGGCGCTCAATCTTTCGACCCCAATGTGCTAGCGACTTTAGGACGACAACATTCTCCCGAAAAAATAATTCGCTCTTATGAAATTTTGCATGAAACCGGATTTCCTAATCTTAATATTGACCTGATGTTTGCCGTGCCAGGACAAAGCATAGAATCCTGGCAAAAAACTTTAGAAAAAACACTTTCCCTTCAGCCGGAACATATTTCCACTTATTGTTTAACTTACGAAGAAGACACGCCTTTCTTTGAAAAAATTCAAAAAGGCCAATGGCAACGCAACCTCGAAGTAGAAACCGAATTTTATCTAACGAGCATTTTAACACTGGAAAAAGCTGGCTTTCAACACTACGAAATTTCCAATTTTGCCAAGCCCGGAAAAATTTCAGAACATAATTTCGCCTACTGGCGCGGTTCTAATTTTATTGGACTCGGTCCTAGCGCCGTTTCTACTGTTGAAAACCAGCGTTGGCAAAATATTTCGGATTTAACGCTTTATTTGCAAGGCGCACAAAAAAATCAGTGGCAAAAAACTAACCAAGAAACTTTAAGTGATGAATTACGCGAGAAAGAAAAAATTATTTTTGGATTACGAACCAATGAAGGAGCTGCAATCAATCCAAAGTTTTTCGATTCATTTCAACAACTGATTTCTGCTGGTTACGCGCAAGAAACAAAAGGACGATGGATTTTAACGCAAGAAGGCAAATTACGAGCTGACGCCATCGGCGAGTTTTTCCTCTAAAATATTTGGCTCAACATGAGATGAAAACAGAAGTCCACAACCTAAAGTAAGCAAACACGTAATCGGATAAAGCCACGCATAATGTAATTTGGGCTGCCATTCAAGCGCCTGTTCTGGTGTGATAATCGTAAAATTCTTCAAAACCGTATAAACATCCGGTCTCACATATAACGTTAAGCCAATCGAAACAATCAACCCGATCCAAACTCCCCGTGTGCCAGTATTTTTACGAAACATAGCCAAAAGAAAAATGCCCAACATCGGGCCATAAGTGTAACTCACCATGCCAAACGCTAAATTCACAAGATTAATATTGCCCCGCACATGATCCAAGCCAATCGCACAAATTGGCAGGGTAATTCCCCAAAAAACCACTGCAATTCTTGAAGCTAACAACATACGAAAAGCAGAGCCTTCATGTGCCCAATCCTTGCCATCAAAACGCAATGCCAGCGTTGCTTGCGATAAAGCAGCTAGTGCTGAATCTAAACTAGAAATCGCCGCCGCAAAAGCTCCCGCCAAAATCAAGCCCGTAATACCCGCCGGCAATACCGTCGTAATCCAAACCGGAAAAACATAATCCGCATCGGATCCAAACAAAGAAATCTCCTCAGGCGAAGGAGAAAAATGTTGGTAATAGGCAAACAATGCCGTCCCTACGCACAACATTAAAATCGTCACAAATTGACCTAAGGAACTAAAAATCATAGCTTTCCCCGCATCTCGCGCCGAACGACAACAAAACATGCGTTGCGCATTAAGTTGATCCGTTCCAAACGCAGCCATATTTTGAAAAGGCATTGCTAAAATTCCGACCCACAAAGTAAACCCGACCGAAGGATCCCTTGTTAAATCAATCAAGCGAAATTTTCCTGCTGTAGAAGCAACATCTATCCACTGCGACACACCACCCGGTAACGCATGCACAATCCAACCCAACGCCAACAGCCCACTAAAAACAAACACGCCAAATTGCACCACATCTGTCCAAATCACCGTCGTCATCCCACCCATCCATGTCCAAACAATCGCAAACAAACCTATAATCAAAATACAAAGATGGAAATCCAATCCCGTAACCGTTTTCAAAACAATTGCTGTCACGAGCAATCTGACACTCTGCCCCAAAATCGAACCCAGAAAAAATAAGGTAGTCGTTAAACTCCGCGTCTTGCCTCCCAACCGATTCTGCATGTAATCGTAAGGGCTATAAATTTCGCGCTCAAAAAAAGCTTTAGCAAAATAAATCCCAACAATAAATCGAGCGATCACCGACCCAATTGCCCATTGCAGATAAGTCCAATCCCCTCCCGCAGCAAACACCATACCCGGCACGCCAATGAAAGTTAACGCACTAATTTCCGTAGCAATAATCGACCCACAAACCGCTTGCCACGGCAAAGAGCGACCTGCCAAAAAAAAATCGCGAATGGTAGACTGTTTACCCCTAAGCGCATGCCCGATCCATGTGGTTAAAAGCAAATAACCAACCAAAACCACCCAATCTAACGTTTTAAAATGCGTGTAAACTCCCATGAAACATTTTCTCTTAAGGAATCAATTTCAACACAGTCGCCACACATTTTTCAATGCCTTCCGCTACCTGTGCAATCGAAGCATCATACATATAAGCAGGTGTAGAAACGATACGATTGACGTCATCCACTAAAACATCTTTCACATCTTTCACCACATGTTTTGCGCCCATTTCTTCAATCGCTTTTTTCGTAGCAGGATCATTGCCAATCGTTAACTGAACGCCTGCCGAACCTAACACTTTTGCTGCAATCACCGGAGAAATACACAAAAAGGCCATCGGTTTTTTTGCTTCATGCATACCTTTGATTAATTTTACCACGTTAGGATCCACTTCGCATCGGACGCCTTCCACCGCAAAATCGCATAAATTTTTTGCCGCACCATAACCGCCTGGGAAAATAACTCCATCCATCTCCGACACTTTACATTTCGCAACATCCTGAATTTTACCCCGCGCAATCCGAGCGGCTTCCGTCAAAACATTCCTCACTTCATCCTCAACCGCTTCCCCATTCAAATGATTCACCACATGATGCTGTGGAATATTGGGTGCAAAACAAAAAACTTCCGCTCCCGCACGATTCAATGCTAACAACGTCAGCACTGCTTCATGAATTTCGCTGCCATCATACACTCCGCAACCCGAAAGAATAACTGCAATTTTTTTAGTTTGTGCCATGATTGGGTTACACGATAGTTTGCTAGTATGATAAAGCCAATCGAAAAGTTAGAAGCCATTGTCGCCACCCTGCGCGACCCGGAAAAAGGATGCCCTTGGGATCGCAAACAAACCCACGCTTCCTTAAAACGTGCTTTTCTTGAAGAATGCTATGAAGTTCTGGAAGCCATCGATTTAGAAAATCCAGATCATTTAAAAGAGGAGCTGGGCGACATTCTCTTCCATGTCATGTTCCATGCTCAAGTCGCGCACGAAAAAGAAATTTACGATTTTGATGCCGTTGCCGACAGCATTTGCAACAAACTCATTGCTCGCCACCCTCATGTTTTCGAACCTTTT
Proteins encoded:
- a CDS encoding MFS transporter encodes the protein MRKPTLATIFLIVFIDLIGFGIVLPLLQFWGRDLGASGFMVGLIIASFSIMQFLFAPFWGKLSDRFGRRPILLISLLGSTLSYVLFASSTSWWGLLISRSFAGFCGANIAVAQAYIADITRPDQRSKGMGLIGMAFGLGFIFGPVIGGLAMGQNHNYALAGWIASGLCGINFVMAIFLLPESLKTKGAKKEWNRFRSGFSGKHYSGWVWRLLGVAFCTNLAFTIWETTFGMWLKLNPAFHFNGRQFAYLLACVGVVSAMVQGGLIGRLVKAFGEEKLLRWSNGLMIVANLLLPFCFSLGWLVVVLVALALGNGICRPTLYGSISLSYSAEEQGTILGAMQSISSLARIVGPLLGGVLIDLHLNAPFWLSVGGLVIASILLLTGKNSVEKSLQVNSTRVVEN
- the larB gene encoding nickel pincer cofactor biosynthesis protein LarB — protein: MSHFEDLGFAKVDLHRGQRQGFPEVIFCLGKTPRQAAEIFGVLARREPVVLATRATETHFRAIQKKVKNVKYFPEARCVVKWSKEFQKKIKTSSFLVAVLAAGTSDMLVAEEAAITAMCFGAKVERAYDVGVAGLHRLFAQCELLKQASVIIVVAGMEGALPSVVAGLVDKPVIAVPTSVGYGANFSGLAALLGMLNSCGSGVTVVNIDNGFGAGFAAGQILRLTHVVK
- a CDS encoding HAD hydrolase-like protein; the encoded protein is MKQPNKLLLWDIDGTLLTTGSAGEYALIQALKNHFEIDSKLEGIEIAGRTDKGIAMEILRKYNLPETLENITRFLDGYIEELQHWLPKRQETGRVLEGIATILERAHQRNDLAQGLLTGNLQRGAQLKLEHYQMMHYFEFGAFSDDHHDRNQLPAYAKQRAEEKFQTNFSPENIFVIGDTPHDIACGKAIGAKTIAVATGRFTLKELKKHQPTATFQDLTNFQEFFAIIDTVS
- the hemW gene encoding radical SAM family heme chaperone HemW yields the protein MESLQHLYIHIPFCPRICPYCSFYVQPANRRLMPSLIDAILQEFDYYKKKYPLRIKTIFLGGGTPSALPTSELERLISVLTKHFAPTEFTLEMNPTTVSSEKAKILYELGINRVSLGAQSFDPNVLATLGRQHSPEKIIRSYEILHETGFPNLNIDLMFAVPGQSIESWQKTLEKTLSLQPEHISTYCLTYEEDTPFFEKIQKGQWQRNLEVETEFYLTSILTLEKAGFQHYEISNFAKPGKISEHNFAYWRGSNFIGLGPSAVSTVENQRWQNISDLTLYLQGAQKNQWQKTNQETLSDELREKEKIIFGLRTNEGAAINPKFFDSFQQLISAGYAQETKGRWILTQEGKLRADAIGEFFL
- a CDS encoding sodium/solute symporter (Members of the Solute:Sodium Symporter (SSS), TC 2.A.21 as described in tcdb.org, catalyze solute:Na+ symport. Known solutes for members of the family include sugars, amino acids, nucleosides, inositols, vitamins, urea or anions, depending on the system.) codes for the protein MGVYTHFKTLDWVVLVGYLLLTTWIGHALRGKQSTIRDFFLAGRSLPWQAVCGSIIATEISALTFIGVPGMVFAAGGDWTYLQWAIGSVIARFIVGIYFAKAFFEREIYSPYDYMQNRLGGKTRSLTTTLFFLGSILGQSVRLLVTAIVLKTVTGLDFHLCILIIGLFAIVWTWMGGMTTVIWTDVVQFGVFVFSGLLALGWIVHALPGGVSQWIDVASTAGKFRLIDLTRDPSVGFTLWVGILAMPFQNMAAFGTDQLNAQRMFCCRSARDAGKAMIFSSLGQFVTILMLCVGTALFAYYQHFSPSPEEISLFGSDADYVFPVWITTVLPAGITGLILAGAFAAAISSLDSALAALSQATLALRFDGKDWAHEGSAFRMLLASRIAVVFWGITLPICAIGLDHVRGNINLVNLAFGMVSYTYGPMLGIFLLAMFRKNTGTRGVWIGLIVSIGLTLYVRPDVYTVLKNFTIITPEQALEWQPKLHYAWLYPITCLLTLGCGLLFSSHVEPNILEEKLADGVSS
- the elbB gene encoding isoprenoid biosynthesis glyoxalase ElbB — protein: MAQTKKIAVILSGCGVYDGSEIHEAVLTLLALNRAGAEVFCFAPNIPQHHVVNHLNGEAVEDEVRNVLTEAARIARGKIQDVAKCKVSEMDGVIFPGGYGAAKNLCDFAVEGVRCEVDPNVVKLIKGMHEAKKPMAFLCISPVIAAKVLGSAGVQLTIGNDPATKKAIEEMGAKHVVKDVKDVLVDDVNRIVSTPAYMYDASIAQVAEGIEKCVATVLKLIP